A single genomic interval of Zingiber officinale cultivar Zhangliang chromosome 4A, Zo_v1.1, whole genome shotgun sequence harbors:
- the LOC121971714 gene encoding calmodulin-binding transcription activator 2-like isoform X2 has translation MAGAKRDIEQLLVEAQHRWLRPAEICELLQNYKKFRIAPEPPNKPPSGSLFLFDRKVSRYFRKDGHNWRKKKDGKTVKEAHERLKVGSVDMLHCYYAHGEENEKFQRRSYWMLEEDLMHIVLVHYREVKEKPSFSRTTSLSHAREVEEVKQVTQMCKVSIPNSTMSQSQPPSQTMGADSPVSSHTSEYEDAESGYPKQTLMQRIIIKQLPDTTLSLRCGSMMIDK, from the exons ATATTGAGCAATTGCTTGTGGAAGCACAACATCGATGGTTACGCCCTGCTGAAATTTGTGAATTACTTCAAAACTATAAGAAATTCCGTATTGCACCAGAACCGCCAAATAAACCTCCCA GTGGATCCCTATTCCTATTTGATAGAAAAGTATCAAGGTACTTCAGGAAGGATGGTCATAACTGGAGAAAGAAAAAGGATGGAAAGACTGTGAAAGAGGCTCATGAGAGACTAAAA GTTGGCAGTGTTGATATGCTTCATTGCTATTATGCTCATGGCGAAGAGAATGAAAAATTTCAACGACGCAGTTATTGGATGTTGGAAGA GGATCTAATGCACATTGTCCTCGTCCATTATCGTGAAGTCAAG GAGAAACCAAGTTTCAGCCGCACAACAAGTCTCAGTCATGCACGAGAAGTAGAAGAGGTTAAGCAAGTTACCCAAATGTGCAAAGTTTCCATTCCAAATTCTACCATGAGCCAGAGCCAGCCGCCTTCACAGACGATGGGTGCTGATAGCCCCGTTAGTTCCCACACATCGGAATATGAAGATGCCGAATCAG GATATCCAAAGCAAACTTTGATGCAGCGGATAATTATCAAACAACTTCCAGATACCACCCTTTCGCTGAGATGTGGCAGCATGATGATCGACAAATAA
- the LOC121971714 gene encoding calmodulin-binding transcription activator 2-like isoform X1 has translation MAGAKRGEVNTSFDIEQLLVEAQHRWLRPAEICELLQNYKKFRIAPEPPNKPPSGSLFLFDRKVSRYFRKDGHNWRKKKDGKTVKEAHERLKVGSVDMLHCYYAHGEENEKFQRRSYWMLEEDLMHIVLVHYREVKEKPSFSRTTSLSHAREVEEVKQVTQMCKVSIPNSTMSQSQPPSQTMGADSPVSSHTSEYEDAESGYPKQTLMQRIIIKQLPDTTLSLRCGSMMIDK, from the exons ATATTGAGCAATTGCTTGTGGAAGCACAACATCGATGGTTACGCCCTGCTGAAATTTGTGAATTACTTCAAAACTATAAGAAATTCCGTATTGCACCAGAACCGCCAAATAAACCTCCCA GTGGATCCCTATTCCTATTTGATAGAAAAGTATCAAGGTACTTCAGGAAGGATGGTCATAACTGGAGAAAGAAAAAGGATGGAAAGACTGTGAAAGAGGCTCATGAGAGACTAAAA GTTGGCAGTGTTGATATGCTTCATTGCTATTATGCTCATGGCGAAGAGAATGAAAAATTTCAACGACGCAGTTATTGGATGTTGGAAGA GGATCTAATGCACATTGTCCTCGTCCATTATCGTGAAGTCAAG GAGAAACCAAGTTTCAGCCGCACAACAAGTCTCAGTCATGCACGAGAAGTAGAAGAGGTTAAGCAAGTTACCCAAATGTGCAAAGTTTCCATTCCAAATTCTACCATGAGCCAGAGCCAGCCGCCTTCACAGACGATGGGTGCTGATAGCCCCGTTAGTTCCCACACATCGGAATATGAAGATGCCGAATCAG GATATCCAAAGCAAACTTTGATGCAGCGGATAATTATCAAACAACTTCCAGATACCACCCTTTCGCTGAGATGTGGCAGCATGATGATCGACAAATAA